One window from the genome of Elaeis guineensis isolate ETL-2024a chromosome 5, EG11, whole genome shotgun sequence encodes:
- the LOC105044719 gene encoding LOW QUALITY PROTEIN: protein LIGHT-DEPENDENT SHORT HYPOCOTYLS 5 (The sequence of the model RefSeq protein was modified relative to this genomic sequence to represent the inferred CDS: inserted 1 base in 1 codon): protein MESGPDAPGEGVEGPSSATVTTAGEPTSQATGEQQTGASQPAPAQPQAQPQQQQLSRYESQKRRDWNTFLQYLRNHKPPLTLARCSGAHVIEFLKYLDQFGKTKVHLSGCTYFGQPNPPAPCACPLKQAWGSLDALIGRLRAAYEENGGRPESNPFGARPVRMYLREVRESQAKARGIPYEKKKRKRVPQPTAGASSSAAAGGGGAEGSSGGGGESSASAAASAAAATSVSAGGSSGXGGSSSGAGEGSGAPPPPPVGSASTA from the exons ATGGAATCGGGCCCCGACGCTCCCGGCGAAGGGGTAGAAGGCCCCTCGTCCGCCACGGTCACCACCGCCGGCGAGCCAACTTCACAAGCCACGGGGGAACAGCAGACTGGAGCTTCTCAACCTGCTCCAGCTCAGCCCCAAGCTCAACCACAGCAACAGCAGCTGAGTCGATACGAGTCGCAGAAGAGAAGGGACTGGAATACTTTTCTGCAGTACCTGAGGAACCACAAGCCACCGTTGACGCTGGCACGGTGCAGTGGAGCTCACGTTATAGAGTTCTTGAAATATTTGGACCAGTTCGGGAAGACCAAAGTGCACTTGAGCGGGTGCACCTACTTCGGCCAACCCAACCCCCCGGCGCCCTGCGCCTGCCCCTTGAAGCAGGCCTGGGGCTCGCTCGACGCGCTCATCGGCCGCCTCCGGGCCGCCTacgaggagaacggcggccggccCGAGTCCAACCCCTTCGGCGCCCGGCCGGTCAGGATGTATCTCCGTGAAGTCAGAGAGAGCCAGGCCAAGGCCAGAGGGATCCCCTACGAGAAGAAGAAGCGGAAGCGGGTGCCGCAGCCCACCGCCGGGGCGTCTTCCTCCGCCGCTGCTGGTGGAGGAGGCGCGGAGGGGTCGTCTGGAGGTGGAGGAGAGAGTTCTGCGTCTGCTGCTGCTTCTGCTGCAGCTGCTACTAGTGTGAGTGCTGGTGGGAGTAGTG GGGGTGGGAGTAGTTCGGGGGCGGGGGAGGGATCCGGTGCTCCGCCGCCTCCGCCGGTGGGTTCGGCCTCCACTGCCTGA